TAAAATCGGTCAGAGCTTCTCCATAAAGCACCTCTGTTGGTGCAAAATCCCGACAGCGATACTGTACTTGAATACTTTTAACCACAAACCCCAGTTCCGTCATTTTAACTAATAATTGTTGACTAAGTTCATCTATCCAGCTCGTCTCAACCTCTTTATATAAAATAATTAAAACAACAGGCGATAACCAGTCGATATTAACATGGGTATAATCTGGAAAACGAAAACCACGCCCATGCAACAAACGCTGCAGTTCTGATTCTGGCAACTCAGCCACTTTGCACCAATTAATATGGTTTAATATGTTCATAGTTAACTATCTTCTTTATTCACTTGTAACGCTTTGACTTCTTCATCGGAGCTTAACAAGATGGCAAACCACCTTCCCTCACTACTATTCAACAAAGCTATTTTTAAAATCATGGTTAATGGAACAGAGAGTAACATTCCCACCATGCCTAATAACCACCCCCAGAAAATTAATGATAAAAAAACCACGAGTGTGGATAAACCTAAGCTTCGCCCCATAAATTTTGGCTCAACAATGTTCCCCATAATCATATTAACACTGACAAACAATCCAATGACAATCGCGGCTGAACCAAAACCAAGTTGTAAAAAGGTTAATATTACAGCAGGGACTGCGGCGATAATAGAGCCGATGTTAGGAATGTAATTAAGTAAAAAAGCAAGAACCGCCCATAAAACAAAAAAATCAACCCCTAGCAGCCATAATGAAAAACCTATAATTGCCCCTGTTAACAGACTAATGACCGTCTTTATGGCCATGTATTGATTAACCATATCGATAAAATGATCCAAACGTCTCGTTGTAAGGGCAGAGTCATCAAAGGCAATGTGCAGCTTTGTTGTAAAGCTTTTTCCCTCTGTAAGCATAAATATCACAGTCAGCAACAATAAGAATGCATTTCCTAGCACACTACTGAAACCACTTAGCGTTGTGGTCACCAGCGTCATGACTTTAGCCGGATCAAAATAATTGCGCACCTCACTCATCGACAAGGAAATATTGTATTTTCCCATCCAATTAATTAACCAAGTAAGCTCTCCTGACAATTGCGCTTCATATTGAGGAATTGCTTGACGAAACTCATTAACAGAAGCGCCGACAATGCCACCCAATAATATAAATGAAAAAAAGATCGCCAAAATAATTAAACTAATCGCAATACCATGTGGAATTTTTTTATTGGTTAAAAAGGTGACGGCTGGATTACAAATAATGGCCACAAATAACGATAGTAAGAATGGCACGACAATCGGAGCCGCTACTTTTATTCCAGCTAAAGAGATAACAAAAGTTGAAAAAAACAAAAGGCTACGAGTAAGTGCGGAAATATTGGGCATAAATAACTCTCATTTGTATAACAATTTTTAAGCTTATTACTGCTCATGTTAATCTGCAAAGAGTTTCGTATAGAACAAAGCTAATTATTAAGTAAAATCACTTTTTTATGTTAAAAAAATTTGCCTCCATACTGTAATAAAATTACAATACGCACAATGTAAAAAAAAAAGCAGGCGAATATCTACTAAATT
This window of the Psychromonas sp. MME1 genome carries:
- a CDS encoding AI-2E family transporter, which produces MPNISALTRSLLFFSTFVISLAGIKVAAPIVVPFLLSLFVAIICNPAVTFLTNKKIPHGIAISLIILAIFFSFILLGGIVGASVNEFRQAIPQYEAQLSGELTWLINWMGKYNISLSMSEVRNYFDPAKVMTLVTTTLSGFSSVLGNAFLLLLTVIFMLTEGKSFTTKLHIAFDDSALTTRRLDHFIDMVNQYMAIKTVISLLTGAIIGFSLWLLGVDFFVLWAVLAFLLNYIPNIGSIIAAVPAVILTFLQLGFGSAAIVIGLFVSVNMIMGNIVEPKFMGRSLGLSTLVVFLSLIFWGWLLGMVGMLLSVPLTMILKIALLNSSEGRWFAILLSSDEEVKALQVNKEDS